A DNA window from bacterium contains the following coding sequences:
- a CDS encoding elongation factor Ts, with amino-acid sequence MATEISATVVMQLREKTGAGMMDCKKALTEAGGDPEKAIEILRQRGLKKSAEKASRVAKEGIILAAVNKENSLGSIIEINCETDFVAKNDDFVKFAKNVLDQVHQTKPADLDSFLIAPAAYDKGRSVADTAGELTGKIGEKIAIKRFALLETKSGVIAVYIHPGNKLGVLVQLEVEGYSPTLQEPTHSLAHDIAMQAAAMSPTCINRTEIPQDVIEKEMAILREQGKTEGKPEKVMESIIKGRMEKFYQEVCLNEQVFVKDSSKTIKELVAEFSKKLGKPVVIHKFERFRLGE; translated from the coding sequence ATGGCTACGGAAATAAGCGCCACAGTGGTGATGCAGCTAAGGGAAAAAACCGGCGCGGGCATGATGGATTGCAAGAAAGCCTTGACGGAAGCGGGCGGCGATCCAGAAAAAGCGATTGAAATATTACGCCAGCGCGGACTGAAAAAAAGCGCGGAGAAGGCATCCCGCGTTGCGAAAGAGGGTATCATCCTTGCCGCAGTTAACAAAGAAAACAGCCTCGGATCGATAATTGAAATAAATTGCGAAACGGATTTTGTTGCAAAAAACGATGATTTCGTGAAATTTGCAAAAAACGTTCTTGATCAGGTTCATCAAACTAAACCGGCCGATTTGGATTCATTTCTCATTGCACCGGCGGCATACGACAAAGGCCGTTCAGTAGCGGATACAGCGGGGGAGTTGACCGGAAAGATCGGCGAGAAGATCGCGATCAAACGCTTTGCATTGTTGGAAACGAAAAGTGGCGTCATTGCGGTTTACATTCATCCGGGAAATAAGCTCGGCGTATTAGTTCAACTGGAAGTAGAAGGCTACAGCCCGACTTTGCAGGAACCAACGCACAGTTTAGCGCATGATATCGCGATGCAGGCTGCCGCTATGAGTCCGACGTGCATCAATCGCACCGAGATCCCTCAGGACGTCATTGAAAAAGAAATGGCGATTCTGCGTGAACAAGGCAAGACCGAAGGCAAGCCGGAAAAAGTGATGGAAAGTATTATCAAAGGACGAATGGAAAAATTTTATCAGGAGGTCTGCCTCAACGAACAGGTTTTCGTCAAAGATTCTTCAAAGACCATTAAGGAATTGGTGGCCGAATTCTCCAAAAAACTCGGCAAACCGGTCGTGATACATAAATTTGAGCGCTTTCGATTAGGCGAATAA